In Crassostrea angulata isolate pt1a10 unplaced genomic scaffold, ASM2561291v2 HiC_scaffold_239, whole genome shotgun sequence, a single window of DNA contains:
- the LOC128169864 gene encoding uncharacterized protein LOC128169864, whose amino-acid sequence NVALNQPAYQQYPVIPVEDTYDASNAVDGRKSDLSWDGGQCDWYRTYTADKLLGFSVYISNTTDRSQVMLCFNDYNFTKYTIPPVFTTNCYVHGQYVIYYNERLQGVVYPDSYYIFVRSDLCEVEVY is encoded by the exons TTAACGTTGCCCTCAATCAACCAGCATACCAACAGTACCCAGTGATACCTGTTGAGGACACATATGACGCCAGTAACGCTGTTGACGGACGTAAATCTGACCTGAGCTGGGACGGTGGTCAAT GTGACTGGTATCGGACGTACACAGCAGACAAGTTACTTGGATTCTCTGTGTATATCTCCAATACCACGGATAGATCACAGGTGATGTTGTGTTTCAATGACTACAACTTCACAAAATACACAATACCCCCTGTCTTCACAACAAACTGTTATGTTCATGGACAATATgtcatctactacaacgagAGACTACAAGGAGTCGTCTACCCTGACAGTTATTATATATTTGTGAGAAGTGACCTATGTGAAGTAGAGGTGTATG